Proteins from a single region of Budorcas taxicolor isolate Tak-1 chromosome 11, Takin1.1, whole genome shotgun sequence:
- the EGR4 gene encoding early growth response protein 4 has translation MLHLSEFSGPDALLVKSTEGCCSEPSTDLTRLPSRDPPAATGYPAAGDFLSWALSSCGAGEYLTDSCLLEGPAPTSPPGLGYSGSFFIQAVPEHPHDPEALFNLMSGILGLTPFPGAEAAASRPPLDAFPAGSDALLPGPPDLFSPDPGAAAFPEAFWEASPSAGAPSQCLYEPHLSPPDVKPGLRAPPASPALDTASAFKGPYSPWEVLSAGAPGSCGSQGGYQAAPEARFPPMGAKIEDLLSISCPAELPGGPASRLYTMGTYDAFPLAPGDLGEGAESLPGLLTPPSGEGGSSGEGGEFLDGTQPELSPLGLRSAAADFPKPLVADIAGSSAVPEPPVPPPAPFPPAKARRKGRRGGKCSARCFCPRPHAKAFACPVESCVRSFARSDELNRHLRIHTGHKPFQCRICLRNFSRSDHLTTHVRTHTGEKPFACDVCGRRFARSDEKKRHSKVHLKQKARAEERLKGLGFYSLGLSFAAL, from the exons ATGCTCCACCTTAGCGAGTTTTCCGGCCCCGACGCGCTCCTAGTAAAGTCTACCGAGGGCTGTTGCTCTGAACCCAGTACCGACCTGACCCGGCTGCCCTCCAGGGACCCACCCGCAGCCACCGGCTATCCGGCAG CAGGTGATTTCTTGAGCTGGGCCTTGAGCAGCTGTGGCGCCGGGGAGTACTTAACCGACTCCTGCCTCCTGGAGGGGCCTGCGCCCACGTCTCCCCCTGGCCTCGGCTACAGTGGTAGCTTCTTCATCCAGGCAGTACCCGAACACCCGCACGATCCAGAAGCACTCTTCAACCTCATGTCGGGCATCCTAGGCCTGACACCTTTCCCCGGCGCTGAGGCGGCAGCATCCCGGCCTCCTCTGGACGCTTTTCCCGCAGGCTCCGACGCCTTGCTGCCAGGTCCGCCAGACCTTTTCTCCCCGGATCCGGGCGCTGCTGCTTTCCCAGAGGCGTTCTGGGAGGCCTCGCCCTCGGCAGGCGCCCCCTCACAGTGTCTGTATGAGCCTCATCTCTCCCCACCCGACGTCAAGCCAGGTCTCCGGGCTCCTCCGGCTTCCCCTGCGCTGGACACTGCCTCGGCCTTCAAAGGTCCGTACTCTCCATGGGAGGTGCTCTCAGCCGGGGCTCCAGGGAGCTGTGGGTCACAAGGAGGCTACCAGGCCGCCCCGGAGGCCCGTTTCCCCCCGATGGGGGCCAAGATTGAAGACCTGCTGTCCATCAGCTGCCCCGCGGAGCTGCCGGGTGGCCCTGCCAGCAGACTTTACACCATGGGGACCTACGATGCTTTCCCGCTGGCCCCGGGTGACTTAGGAGAAGGAGCCGAGAGCCTCCCGGGGCTCCTGACCCCTCCTAGCGGGGAGGGAGGGAGTAGCGGCGAAGGCGGAGAGTTTCTAGATGGTACGCAGCCTGAGCTTTCCCCGCTGGGCCTTCGCAGCGCCGCAGCGGACTTCCCGAAACCTCTAGTGGCTGACATCGCCGGGAGCAGCGCCGTGCCCGAACCTCCTGTACCGCCGCCGGCCCCATTCCCCCCAGCCAAGGCGCGGCGCAAGGGGCGCCGGGGCGGCAAGTGCAGCGCACGCTGCTTCTGCCCTCGGCCGCATGCAAAAGCGTTTGCTTGCCCGGTGGAGAGCTGTGTGCGCAGTTTCGCGCGCTCCGACGAGCTCAACCGCCACCTGCGCATCCACACGGGCCACAAGCCCTTCCAGTGCCGCATTTGCCTTCGCAACTTCAGCCGCAGCGACCACCTTACTACACACGTGCGCACGCACACAGGCGAGAAGCCCTTTGCCTGCGACGTGTGCGGCCGCCGCTTCGCGCGCAGCGATGAGAAGAAACGGCACAGCAAGGTGCACCTCAAGCAGAAGGCGCGCGCCGAGGAGCGGCTCAAGGGCCTTGGCTTTTATTCGTTGGGCCTCTCCTTCGCAGCCCTGTGA